One genomic window of Polaromonas sp. SP1 includes the following:
- a CDS encoding homoserine dehydrogenase: MSPIRVGLLGIGTVGSGTYNVLQRNQEEIRRRAGRGIEITMVADLDVVRAKAAVGAGVQVVDDARKVVASPDVDIVIELIGGYGIAKQLVLEAIEAGKHVVTANKALLAVHGTEIFAAAHRKGVMVAFEAAVAGGIPIIKALREGLTANSIQWIAGIINGTTNFILSEMRDKGLDFDVVLKEAQRLGYAEADPTFDIEGVDAGHKVTLMSAIAFGIPVQFDKAYVEGITGLAAQDIRYAEQLGYRIKLLGITKRAANGIELRVHPSLVPAKRLIANVEGAMNAVVVQGDAVGTTLYYGKGAGSEPTASAVIADLVDIARLHTADPEHRVPHLAFQPDAMSDLPVVPMSDVVTSYYLRLKVADEAGVLAKVTGILASAGISIDAVLQREADEVGGEGSTHTDLIILTHECQEAKMNGALAQMQALPTVLAPITRIRKEELA; this comes from the coding sequence TTGAGCCCGATCCGGGTAGGCCTCCTGGGCATTGGCACCGTGGGCAGCGGCACCTACAACGTACTGCAGCGCAACCAGGAAGAAATCCGCCGCCGCGCCGGCCGCGGCATTGAAATCACCATGGTGGCCGACCTCGACGTGGTGCGCGCCAAGGCCGCCGTGGGCGCGGGTGTGCAGGTGGTCGACGACGCCCGCAAAGTCGTCGCCAGCCCGGATGTCGACATCGTGATCGAGCTCATCGGCGGCTACGGCATTGCCAAACAGCTGGTGCTTGAAGCCATTGAGGCTGGCAAGCATGTGGTCACCGCCAACAAGGCGCTGCTGGCCGTGCACGGCACCGAGATTTTTGCAGCGGCCCACCGCAAGGGCGTGATGGTCGCGTTTGAAGCGGCCGTGGCCGGCGGCATCCCCATCATCAAGGCGCTGCGTGAAGGCCTGACCGCCAACAGCATCCAGTGGATCGCCGGCATCATCAACGGCACCACCAACTTCATCCTGTCCGAGATGCGCGACAAGGGCCTGGACTTCGACGTCGTGCTCAAAGAAGCACAACGCCTGGGCTACGCCGAAGCCGACCCCACCTTCGACATCGAAGGCGTGGACGCGGGCCACAAGGTCACGTTGATGTCGGCGATTGCTTTCGGCATTCCGGTGCAATTCGACAAGGCCTACGTCGAAGGCATCACCGGCCTGGCTGCGCAAGACATCCGCTACGCCGAACAACTCGGCTACCGCATCAAGCTGCTGGGCATCACCAAGCGCGCCGCCAACGGCATTGAGCTGCGCGTACACCCGAGCCTCGTGCCGGCCAAACGTTTGATCGCCAATGTCGAAGGTGCAATGAACGCCGTGGTAGTGCAGGGTGATGCCGTCGGCACCACGCTGTACTACGGCAAGGGCGCGGGTAGCGAGCCCACGGCCAGCGCCGTGATCGCCGACCTCGTCGACATCGCCCGCCTGCACACTGCAGACCCTGAACACCGCGTGCCGCACCTGGCCTTCCAGCCCGACGCGATGAGCGACCTGCCCGTGGTGCCGATGTCCGATGTGGTCACCAGCTACTACCTGCGCCTGAAAGTCGCCGACGAAGCCGGCGTGCTGGCCAAGGTCACGGGCATCCTGGCCAGCGCGGGCATCAGCATCGACGCCGTGCTGCAGCGCGAAGCCGATGAAGTGGGCGGCGAAGGCTCCACCCACACCGACCTCATCATCCTGACGCATGAATGCCAGGAAGCCAAGATGAACGGCGCCCTGG
- a CDS encoding pyridoxal phosphate-dependent aminotransferase yields MKPITKSAKLANVLYDIRGPIMDAAKQMEEEGQKLIKLNIGNLAVFGFDAPEEVQQDMIRNLPASAGYSDSKGIFAARKAVMHETQKQGIKGVTLDDIYLGNGASELISMATNALLDDGDELLLPAPDYPLWTASTSLSGGTPVHYLCDESNGWMPSLDDIRAKITPKTKAIAVINPNNPTGALYSDELLKGIVAIAREHGLVILADEVYDKVLYDDVKHTAIASLSTDVLTLTFNSLSKSYRSCGYRAGWLVVSGPKKQAKDYIEGLNMLANMKLCSNVPGQWAIQTALGGYQSINDLTCEGGRLRRQRDLAYELITAIPGVTCVKPSAALYMFPRLDPKVYPIKDDRQFFLELLKETKVMLVQGTGFNWPEPDHFRIVFLPHEEDLREAVGRIAKFLENYRNNRI; encoded by the coding sequence ATGAAACCGATCACCAAATCCGCCAAGCTTGCCAATGTGCTTTACGACATCCGTGGCCCGATCATGGATGCCGCCAAGCAGATGGAAGAAGAGGGCCAAAAGCTCATCAAGCTCAATATCGGCAATCTGGCGGTGTTCGGTTTCGACGCGCCCGAAGAAGTCCAGCAGGACATGATCCGCAACCTGCCCGCCTCGGCCGGCTATTCGGACAGCAAGGGGATTTTTGCGGCGCGCAAGGCCGTGATGCACGAAACCCAGAAGCAGGGCATCAAGGGTGTGACGCTGGACGACATCTACCTCGGCAACGGCGCGAGCGAGCTGATCTCCATGGCCACCAACGCCCTGCTGGACGACGGCGACGAGTTGCTGCTGCCCGCACCCGACTACCCGCTGTGGACGGCCTCCACCAGCCTTTCGGGCGGCACGCCGGTGCATTACCTGTGCGATGAAAGCAATGGCTGGATGCCCAGCCTGGACGACATCCGCGCAAAGATCACGCCGAAGACCAAGGCCATCGCGGTCATCAACCCCAACAACCCGACGGGTGCGCTGTATTCGGACGAACTGCTCAAGGGCATCGTCGCCATCGCGCGCGAACACGGCCTCGTCATCCTCGCCGACGAGGTCTATGACAAGGTGCTGTACGACGACGTCAAGCACACGGCCATCGCCAGCCTCTCCACCGATGTGCTCACGCTGACCTTCAATTCGCTCTCCAAGAGCTACCGCTCCTGCGGCTACCGCGCCGGCTGGCTGGTGGTGTCCGGCCCCAAGAAGCAGGCCAAGGACTACATCGAAGGCCTGAACATGCTGGCCAACATGAAGCTGTGTTCCAACGTGCCCGGCCAGTGGGCCATCCAGACGGCGTTGGGCGGCTACCAGAGCATTAACGACCTGACCTGCGAAGGCGGGCGCCTGCGCCGCCAGCGCGACCTGGCCTACGAACTGATCACCGCCATTCCCGGCGTCACCTGTGTGAAACCCAGCGCCGCGCTCTACATGTTCCCGCGGCTTGATCCCAAGGTCTACCCGATCAAGGACGATCGCCAGTTTTTCCTGGAGCTCCTCAAAGAGACCAAGGTCATGCTGGTGCAGGGCACGGGCTTTAACTGGCCCGAACCGGACCACTTCCGCATCGTCTTCCTGCCGCATGAGGAAGACCTGCGCGAAGCCGTCGGCCGCATTGCGAAGTTCCTCGAGAACTACCGCAACAACCGAATTTGA
- a CDS encoding Mth938-like domain-containing protein — protein sequence MKLQPDRLDVQSILGYGPGWVGLASNGVAEKIEHSVVIGSRGEKFDWKCPRFEDLTAEHFALLAETQPELVIFGSGPRLRFPPPAFLRMLMERRIGIETMDTLAACRTYNILAGEGRQVIAALLIETEGTRD from the coding sequence ATGAAACTCCAGCCAGACCGTCTCGATGTCCAGTCCATTCTTGGCTACGGCCCCGGATGGGTCGGCCTGGCAAGCAACGGCGTGGCGGAAAAGATCGAGCACAGCGTCGTCATTGGCTCGCGGGGCGAGAAGTTCGACTGGAAGTGCCCGCGCTTTGAAGACCTCACGGCGGAGCACTTCGCGCTACTGGCCGAAACGCAGCCCGAACTCGTCATTTTTGGGAGCGGCCCCCGCCTTCGCTTTCCGCCGCCGGCCTTTTTGCGCATGCTGATGGAGCGCCGGATAGGCATTGAAACCATGGATACGCTGGCCGCATGCCGCACCTACAACATCCTTGCCGGGGAAGGCCGGCAGGTGATTGCAGCCCTGCTGATTGAAACAGAAGGAACCAGGGACTGA
- a CDS encoding peroxiredoxin: MAVVVNKPLPEFEAIATGGLKVSNTSHLGKVVVLYFYPKDNTPGCTTEAMQFRDRYKDFVKAGATVFGVSRDNMKSHDEFKSKLELPFELIADTEEKMCHMFGVVKNKIMYGKKVKGIERSTFLVGADGQLKEEWRGLKVPGHVDDVLKAVKALKKAA; encoded by the coding sequence ATGGCAGTCGTCGTCAATAAACCACTCCCCGAATTTGAAGCGATCGCCACCGGTGGCCTGAAGGTGTCCAACACCTCCCACCTGGGCAAAGTCGTGGTGTTGTACTTCTATCCCAAGGACAACACACCGGGTTGCACCACGGAGGCCATGCAGTTCCGTGACCGCTACAAGGACTTCGTCAAGGCCGGCGCGACCGTGTTCGGCGTGTCCCGCGACAACATGAAGTCCCACGACGAGTTCAAGTCCAAGCTTGAGCTCCCGTTTGAGCTGATTGCGGACACCGAAGAAAAAATGTGCCACATGTTCGGCGTGGTCAAAAACAAGATCATGTACGGCAAAAAGGTCAAGGGCATCGAGCGCAGCACCTTCCTGGTGGGCGCCGACGGCCAGCTGAAGGAGGAATGGCGCGGCCTGAAAGTGCCGGGCCATGTGGACGACGTGCTCAAGGCCGTCAAGGCCCTCAAAAAAGCAGCCTGA
- a CDS encoding PhoH family protein codes for MPLPPAPTKRAALLSPDALDAPARSPSKVARKTESAESTQKPPVMDLFDSRAAGEGSHPVAFKGKEPSSPDRATAGSYKKESIALPQPAAKPKKARRTGPSKLFVLDTNVLMHDPMCLFRFEEHDIFLPMIVLEELDGHKKGMTEVARNARQTSRTLDALAGAQGADIGKGLKLDTTGHPEAGGCLFFQTKPLDYTLPMSLPQGKADNQILGVVEALRKEYAPREVVLVSKDINMRVKARALGLATDDYQNDKTLEDGDLLYSGSLALPADFWTRQSKTIESWQQGSHTFYRITGPIVGSLLINQFVFFEAPGEPPLYARVTEIRAKTAVLKTLKDYNHLKNAVWGVTTRNREQNFAMNLLMDPEVDFVTLAGTAGTGKTLMALASGLTQVLDDRRYTEIIMTRATVSVGEDIGFLPGTEEEKMGPWMGALDDNLEVLGKTDSGSGEWGRAATNELIRSRIKVKSMNFMRGRTFLNKYVIIDEAQNLTPKQMKTLITRAGPGTKIICMGNLAQIDTPYLTEGSSGMTFAVDRFKGWPHGGHITLARGERSRLADFASEVL; via the coding sequence ATGCCCCTGCCCCCCGCCCCGACCAAACGTGCCGCCCTGCTCTCCCCTGACGCGCTCGACGCGCCCGCCCGCTCACCCTCGAAAGTCGCACGAAAGACGGAAAGCGCTGAATCCACCCAGAAACCCCCGGTAATGGACCTGTTTGACAGCCGCGCGGCAGGCGAAGGCAGCCACCCGGTGGCTTTTAAAGGAAAAGAGCCCTCCAGCCCAGACAGGGCAACGGCTGGTAGCTATAAAAAAGAGAGCATCGCGCTGCCCCAGCCGGCCGCAAAACCGAAAAAGGCCAGGCGCACGGGGCCATCCAAGCTGTTCGTGCTCGACACCAATGTGCTGATGCACGACCCGATGTGCCTGTTCCGCTTCGAGGAACACGACATCTTCCTGCCCATGATCGTGCTCGAGGAGCTGGACGGTCACAAAAAGGGCATGACTGAGGTTGCGCGCAACGCCCGCCAGACCAGCCGCACGCTGGATGCGCTCGCAGGCGCCCAGGGCGCCGATATCGGCAAGGGCCTGAAACTCGACACCACGGGCCATCCGGAAGCCGGCGGTTGCCTGTTTTTCCAGACCAAACCGCTGGACTACACCCTGCCCATGAGCCTGCCCCAAGGCAAGGCCGACAACCAGATCCTGGGTGTGGTCGAGGCCCTGCGCAAGGAATATGCGCCCCGCGAGGTCGTGCTGGTGTCCAAGGACATCAATATGCGCGTCAAGGCGCGTGCCCTGGGCCTGGCCACAGACGACTACCAGAACGACAAAACCCTGGAAGACGGCGACCTGCTGTATTCCGGCTCACTCGCCCTGCCGGCTGACTTCTGGACGCGCCAGAGCAAGACCATCGAGAGCTGGCAACAAGGCAGCCACACCTTCTACCGCATCACCGGCCCCATCGTGGGCAGCCTGCTGATCAACCAGTTTGTGTTCTTCGAAGCCCCGGGCGAGCCGCCTCTGTACGCCCGCGTGACCGAAATTCGGGCCAAAACAGCCGTTTTGAAAACCCTGAAGGACTACAACCACCTCAAAAACGCCGTCTGGGGCGTCACCACGCGCAACCGCGAACAAAATTTTGCGATGAACCTGTTGATGGACCCAGAAGTGGACTTCGTCACGCTGGCCGGCACGGCAGGCACCGGCAAGACCCTGATGGCGCTGGCCTCGGGCTTAACGCAGGTGCTGGACGATCGCCGCTACACCGAAATCATCATGACGCGGGCCACGGTTTCGGTCGGCGAAGACATCGGCTTCCTGCCGGGTACTGAAGAGGAAAAAATGGGCCCCTGGATGGGCGCGCTGGACGACAACCTCGAAGTGCTGGGCAAAACCGACAGCGGCTCGGGCGAATGGGGCCGCGCCGCCACCAATGAGTTGATCCGCTCTCGCATCAAGGTGAAAAGCATGAACTTCATGCGCGGCCGCACCTTCCTGAACAAGTACGTCATCATCGACGAGGCGCAAAACCTGACGCCCAAGCAGATGAAAACACTGATCACGCGGGCCGGCCCCGGCACCAAGATCATCTGCATGGGCAACCTGGCGCAGATCGATACGCCCTACCTGACCGAAGGGTCCTCCGGCATGACCTTTGCGGTGGACCGCTTCAAGGGCTGGCCGCACGGCGGGCATATCACGCTGGCACGCGGCGAACGCTCCAGGCTGGCTGATTTCGCGAGCGAAGTGCTCTGA
- the dnaQ gene encoding DNA polymerase III subunit epsilon produces MRQIVLDTETTGLSAENGDRIIEIGCVELVARKLTGNNRHFYLNPERDSHEDALKVHGISNEFLKDKPKFAAVADELLEYLQDAEIIIHNAPFDVSFLNKELELIGRPPIKHCVAKVTDSLMMAKELFPGKRNSLDALCDRLDVDNSGRTLHGALLDAELLADVYINLTRGQNSLVMEVSSNNQEGDSTPLVDLATFELPLLAANDQEIAEHEKLLTDIDKASKGKTVWRALAA; encoded by the coding sequence ATGCGCCAAATTGTTCTGGACACTGAAACCACCGGTCTTTCCGCTGAAAACGGCGACCGCATCATCGAAATCGGTTGCGTTGAACTGGTGGCCCGCAAGCTCACCGGCAACAACCGCCACTTCTACCTGAACCCCGAGCGCGACAGCCACGAAGACGCGCTCAAGGTTCACGGCATCAGCAACGAGTTCCTGAAGGACAAACCCAAGTTCGCGGCCGTGGCCGACGAACTGCTGGAGTACCTGCAGGACGCCGAGATCATCATCCACAACGCGCCTTTCGACGTGAGCTTCCTCAATAAGGAGCTCGAGCTCATCGGCAGGCCGCCCATCAAGCATTGCGTGGCCAAGGTGACCGACAGCCTGATGATGGCCAAGGAGCTGTTTCCGGGTAAACGTAATTCGCTCGACGCCCTGTGCGACCGGCTCGATGTCGACAACTCAGGCCGCACCTTGCACGGCGCCTTGCTGGATGCCGAGTTGCTGGCCGACGTTTACATCAACCTGACCCGGGGGCAGAACTCGCTGGTGATGGAGGTGAGCAGCAACAATCAGGAGGGGGACAGTACGCCGCTGGTTGACCTGGCCACCTTTGAATTGCCGCTGCTGGCGGCCAATGACCAGGAAATTGCCGAGCATGAGAAATTGCTCACTGATATCGACAAGGCGAGCAAAGGCAAAACCGTCTGGCGCGCTTTGGCCGCCTGA
- a CDS encoding ABC transporter substrate-binding protein: protein MFSTFRLLAAMAAVLLPVCAFAQAKPILIGQTYVQTGPLASLGTEPLIGIKAMLAATNEAGGINGRPVEIRQVDDAYDAAKAADNVKKLAADGAVAILMPVGTTSSVGALKAANELKIPLVAPYTGAGPVVKFSEYGFPVRISFDEEYGRIVNHLFTIGITRIAFAHNDNPGARSAMESTKAAIQQRGDKMLGSVAIQNDGADAEAKAVELAKLKPTAIVLSATNAVTAKFIKAYKATGEEARFYSFSFLNGQQLHKAIGDDAVGVVISQVVPYPWNSVMPIIAEYQAAMKKIGVNEFSYGSLEGYVSTKVLVEGLKRAGSSPTPESLKKALETFKPLNLGGLFIRYAPGEHQGLTFSELSMLRKDGGFVR from the coding sequence ATGTTTTCAACCTTCCGTCTTCTGGCCGCCATGGCCGCAGTACTGCTTCCCGTTTGCGCGTTCGCACAGGCCAAGCCCATCCTGATCGGGCAAACCTATGTACAGACGGGACCCCTGGCCAGCCTGGGCACAGAGCCGCTCATCGGCATCAAGGCCATGCTCGCAGCCACCAACGAAGCGGGCGGCATCAACGGCAGGCCGGTCGAGATCCGCCAGGTCGACGATGCCTATGACGCGGCAAAAGCGGCGGACAACGTCAAGAAACTGGCGGCAGACGGCGCGGTCGCCATCCTCATGCCTGTGGGCACCACCTCGTCCGTGGGTGCGCTCAAGGCCGCCAACGAGCTCAAAATCCCGCTGGTCGCGCCCTATACCGGCGCCGGCCCGGTGGTGAAGTTTTCTGAGTACGGCTTCCCCGTGCGCATCAGCTTTGACGAAGAGTACGGCCGCATCGTCAACCACCTGTTCACCATCGGCATCACGCGCATCGCGTTTGCCCACAACGACAACCCCGGCGCCCGCTCCGCGATGGAAAGCACCAAAGCGGCCATTCAGCAACGCGGCGACAAGATGCTGGGGAGCGTGGCCATACAAAACGATGGCGCCGACGCGGAAGCGAAAGCAGTCGAGTTGGCCAAACTCAAACCCACGGCCATTGTCTTGTCCGCCACCAACGCGGTCACCGCCAAATTCATCAAGGCCTATAAAGCCACCGGGGAGGAAGCCCGGTTTTACTCGTTCTCTTTCCTCAATGGCCAGCAGCTGCACAAGGCAATCGGCGACGATGCGGTGGGCGTGGTGATTTCCCAGGTTGTCCCCTATCCATGGAACTCGGTCATGCCCATCATTGCCGAGTATCAGGCAGCCATGAAAAAGATCGGTGTGAACGAATTCAGTTACGGCAGCCTGGAAGGCTATGTCAGCACCAAGGTACTCGTGGAGGGCCTCAAGCGCGCCGGTTCCAGCCCTACGCCCGAGTCACTCAAGAAGGCGCTGGAAACATTCAAGCCACTGAACCTGGGCGGCCTCTTCATTCGCTACGCACCCGGAGAGCACCAGGGCCTGACCTTTTCCGAGCTGTCCATGCTGCGCAAAGACGGCGGATTCGTACGCTGA